One window of the Halobacillus litoralis genome contains the following:
- a CDS encoding DUF6449 domain-containing protein, whose translation MRSKTSSFNKEIIKQDFRNVGWVGIVYFLGIFFLAPLQLFMDLSRMEPQLTNSNRGSFGGIFGFDMQIIFLFLLPVLMAIFIFRYLHVRGASDFAHSFPLKRGNLFNHHIIAGLILLLVPLLLNYLILLISAITMDVSGYYSIIDLSYWLWLMSFITILIFMSSVFIGTLTGLSAVQGLLTYIFLLFPAGIYVLVAFHISSYINGFSGDVVLNRFLEKYSPLINVVEYPRGGELGQYIEAPVEPTTLIIYGIVAGVLYAASFVLYNKRPLEAASKAIAVTALQPFFKYGVTFCFALFWGMYFGSTQHSHDWMIAGYVIGGAFGYLIAVMLLEKTWRVFNWRHLKGWIVYGLGAGILIAILPLFWQNYEAYIPAQSEIKQVYVGNGYYQYESGEESGGEDLSFITSSEAIDAVRSLHGELIENSSSLDSNGASFFIAYQLDNGKEVLRRYQVDREKVTESLKKVYEMDEYKNIRYQTMNLDPAKIQKVMMHPRINHGQEQTVLDSEKISSFIEVLKADLYNLSYDQMVAPRGLDTNVAFMVEGHEANEGYPSISIYPSYTRTMDWLKSEGLYEDLMVHADDVEVAEVYPWQMGIQYRHNGAHFAYNQLKGEGVEPLTVTDSTKVEELLKGRDGQQEGEYIIALFFDENNPDNYQILSIDAGEAPDFIKEHFE comes from the coding sequence ATGCGTTCGAAAACATCCTCGTTTAATAAAGAAATCATCAAGCAGGATTTCAGGAATGTCGGCTGGGTCGGAATCGTTTACTTCCTTGGCATCTTTTTCTTAGCCCCCTTGCAGCTATTTATGGATTTAAGCCGGATGGAACCACAGTTGACTAATTCCAATAGAGGCTCGTTCGGTGGGATATTCGGTTTTGATATGCAAATTATATTCCTGTTTCTTTTGCCTGTGTTAATGGCAATCTTCATATTCCGCTATTTGCATGTAAGAGGAGCTTCTGATTTTGCCCACAGCTTTCCATTAAAAAGAGGGAATTTATTCAATCACCATATCATTGCTGGTTTGATACTGCTTTTGGTGCCCCTTCTATTGAATTATTTGATCTTACTAATTTCTGCAATAACCATGGACGTATCTGGTTATTATTCAATCATAGATTTAAGCTATTGGTTGTGGTTGATGAGCTTTATCACCATTCTCATTTTCATGTCCAGTGTATTCATTGGTACGTTAACTGGATTGTCAGCCGTACAGGGCCTCCTGACATATATATTTCTGCTGTTCCCGGCAGGTATCTATGTACTGGTTGCTTTCCATATCAGTTCTTATATCAATGGCTTTTCTGGTGATGTTGTGCTGAATCGTTTCCTTGAGAAATATTCTCCGCTTATTAATGTAGTGGAATATCCACGCGGAGGGGAGCTTGGCCAATACATCGAGGCTCCTGTTGAGCCGACTACTTTGATTATTTATGGAATAGTAGCTGGAGTTTTATATGCCGCTTCTTTCGTTTTATATAATAAACGACCACTGGAAGCAGCATCAAAGGCGATTGCGGTTACTGCTTTACAACCTTTCTTCAAATATGGTGTAACCTTTTGCTTCGCTTTATTTTGGGGCATGTATTTCGGAAGTACCCAGCATTCTCATGATTGGATGATTGCAGGATATGTTATTGGAGGTGCCTTCGGTTACTTGATCGCTGTCATGCTATTGGAAAAAACATGGCGTGTATTCAATTGGAGACACTTGAAGGGTTGGATCGTCTATGGTCTGGGTGCAGGCATTTTAATTGCGATTCTACCATTATTCTGGCAAAACTATGAAGCTTACATTCCAGCGCAAAGTGAAATTAAACAAGTCTATGTAGGAAATGGTTATTATCAGTATGAATCGGGAGAAGAGAGTGGAGGGGAAGACCTTTCATTCATTACTTCCTCCGAAGCTATTGATGCGGTACGCAGCTTACATGGCGAGTTGATTGAAAACTCATCTTCGCTTGATTCTAACGGGGCTTCTTTTTTCATTGCCTATCAATTAGACAATGGCAAAGAAGTGCTGCGAAGGTATCAAGTGGATCGGGAAAAGGTTACGGAATCTCTTAAAAAGGTTTATGAAATGGATGAATACAAAAACATTCGCTACCAAACAATGAATCTGGATCCGGCAAAGATCCAAAAGGTGATGATGCACCCGAGAATAAATCATGGCCAGGAGCAAACGGTGCTGGATTCAGAAAAAATCAGTTCTTTTATAGAAGTATTGAAAGCAGATTTGTATAACCTTTCCTATGACCAAATGGTGGCACCGAGAGGACTGGATACAAATGTTGCATTCATGGTAGAAGGTCACGAAGCGAATGAAGGATATCCAAGCATTTCGATCTATCCAAGCTATACACGTACAATGGATTGGTTGAAAAGTGAAGGGCTTTATGAAGATCTCATGGTGCATGCGGATGATGTAGAAGTTGCAGAAGTTTATCCTTGGCAAATGGGTATACAGTACCGCCATAATGGTGCACATTTTGCTTATAACCAATTGAAGGGTGAAGGAGTAGAGCCTCTTACTGTAACAGATAGTACTAAGGTGGAAGAACTCTTGAAGGGTAGAGATGGCCAACAGGAAGGCGAATATATTATCGCCCTTTTCTTCGATGAAAATAATCCTGACAATTACCAAATCTTGAGTATCGATGCAGGAGAAGCCCCTGATTTTATCAAGGAACATTTCGAATAA
- a CDS encoding ABC transporter ATP-binding protein, with protein MIEVSGVHKSFDKTVILKDVTFTVQKGSIYGLLGSNGAGKTTLMRILAGILQENDGQVRVLEEPIFENESVKQKVVFLPDTLYFLPQYTTRQMANYYREMYDNWNEERYEKLKGVFQLDEKKKINQFSKGMQRQVAFWLAMSAMPDVLILDEPFDGLDAVMRQKVRSLIIQDVADHEMTVLISSHNLREVEDICDHVGILHKGEVLLERDLDDLKADVHKIQVAFKEDSFDVENSELDILHQEKRGSVHLLIVRGKEGDVSEVVDSYRPLVYDRLPLTLEEIFIYEMGGAGYAFENILV; from the coding sequence ATGATTGAGGTGAGTGGTGTTCACAAATCTTTTGATAAGACGGTGATTTTGAAAGATGTTACCTTTACGGTCCAAAAGGGTTCGATCTATGGTTTGCTAGGATCGAACGGAGCGGGGAAAACCACATTGATGCGTATACTGGCAGGAATATTGCAAGAGAATGATGGTCAGGTGCGCGTTTTAGAAGAACCGATATTTGAAAATGAGTCAGTGAAGCAAAAAGTTGTTTTTCTGCCTGACACCCTATACTTTCTTCCGCAATATACAACCAGGCAGATGGCAAATTATTACCGTGAAATGTATGACAACTGGAATGAAGAACGTTATGAGAAATTAAAAGGCGTTTTCCAGTTGGACGAGAAGAAGAAGATTAATCAGTTTTCCAAAGGGATGCAGCGGCAGGTTGCCTTTTGGTTAGCCATGTCAGCGATGCCGGATGTTCTCATTCTGGATGAACCGTTTGACGGGCTGGATGCTGTCATGAGGCAGAAAGTAAGAAGTTTGATCATCCAGGATGTAGCTGATCATGAAATGACGGTCCTGATTTCATCACATAACTTGAGAGAAGTTGAAGACATATGTGATCACGTTGGTATTCTGCATAAAGGAGAGGTTCTTTTGGAAAGGGATTTGGATGACTTGAAAGCTGACGTTCACAAAATTCAAGTCGCATTCAAAGAGGACTCTTTCGATGTGGAAAACAGTGAGTTGGATATCCTTCATCAGGAAAAACGCGGAAGTGTTCATTTATTGATTGTAAGAGGGAAGGAAGGGGATGTTTCAGAAGTGGTGGATAGCTATAGACCGCTTGTCTACGATCGCCTTCCACTGACGTTAGAAGAAATATTCATCTATGAGATGGGAGGTGCCGGCTATGCGTTCGAAAACATCCTCGTTTAA
- a CDS encoding GntR family transcriptional regulator, protein MFELDIRSRMPIYEQLVEKLKQLIINDVLKEDEKLPSVRELAQQLTINPNTIQKAYRELESLGYIYSLKGKGSFVHPSSKVDNQEELKKVREELKKLFAEAIYLGMSSEEIAALLHEVEGGKVDD, encoded by the coding sequence ATGTTTGAGTTGGACATCAGGAGCCGAATGCCAATCTACGAACAATTGGTTGAAAAGCTGAAGCAACTGATCATCAATGATGTCCTGAAGGAAGACGAAAAACTGCCTTCCGTCAGAGAACTGGCCCAACAGTTGACCATTAACCCGAATACGATCCAAAAAGCGTACCGGGAATTAGAATCACTAGGATATATCTATTCATTGAAGGGAAAGGGAAGCTTCGTCCATCCTTCAAGTAAGGTGGATAATCAAGAGGAGTTGAAAAAAGTGAGAGAAGAGTTGAAGAAACTATTTGCAGAAGCCATTTATCTTGGGATGTCTTCAGAAGAGATCGCTGCTCTTCTCCATGAAGTCGAAGGAGGTAAGGTGGATGATTGA
- a CDS encoding DUF2935 domain-containing protein has product MKHYKDGATFEHLFWLQILGDHARFIRDSLYPSEVETIKKAKEYVTLWDRNLQKVREGNIQDMITFSKSVGEKAREFHRFKLDLIERSLFGKVKIHLSPTFMNHMVNELEEYLVVLGFLGKGDLPPLFHELHHHMLWLMDASGHAGAIHDELDAVEKRLKEKSHLFVKHFDQFYIKAVEMKGYLRTNRHSFPALNRFNDEVELEMKIFKTFLEELEEMELSETVLGTFSALMADHMAREECYYLYKLAETTNGEYPECDPTQPRIE; this is encoded by the coding sequence ATGAAGCATTACAAAGATGGAGCGACATTCGAGCACCTCTTCTGGTTGCAAATTTTAGGTGATCATGCGCGATTCATTCGTGATTCTCTCTATCCTTCAGAGGTAGAAACGATAAAAAAAGCAAAAGAATACGTAACCTTGTGGGACCGAAATCTTCAGAAAGTAAGAGAGGGAAACATTCAGGACATGATCACCTTTTCCAAATCGGTAGGAGAAAAAGCCCGAGAATTCCACCGGTTTAAGCTGGATTTAATTGAAAGGTCTTTGTTCGGTAAGGTAAAAATCCACCTGAGTCCAACCTTCATGAACCATATGGTGAATGAACTAGAAGAATATCTGGTCGTGCTGGGCTTCTTAGGAAAAGGTGATCTTCCCCCACTCTTTCACGAACTCCATCATCACATGCTCTGGTTGATGGATGCATCCGGTCATGCAGGGGCTATTCATGATGAACTGGATGCAGTTGAAAAAAGGCTGAAAGAAAAAAGCCACTTATTTGTGAAACATTTCGATCAGTTCTACATAAAGGCCGTCGAAATGAAAGGGTATCTCAGAACGAATCGGCATTCCTTCCCTGCTCTCAACCGTTTCAATGATGAAGTTGAATTAGAGATGAAAATTTTTAAGACCTTTTTGGAAGAATTGGAAGAGATGGAGTTGAGCGAAACGGTCCTTGGTACGTTTTCTGCTCTTATGGCGGACCACATGGCCCGAGAGGAATGTTACTATTTATACAAATTGGCAGAAACCACGAACGGCGAATATCCGGAATGCGATCCTACCCAGCCCCGTATCGAATGA
- a CDS encoding flavin reductase family protein, with protein sequence MMIHETEFSKHSMSKLIKGAVVPRPIAWVSTISKSGTRNLAPFSFFTVASMDPITLCFSVGGDEREKDTLANIRETGQFVINIVSESLANQMHESSKGHAPEIDEFEMAGTEVEDSVYVEAPRVKASPVHMECEIDRILPLGSNHLVLGRVIGYHLQEDFYQENDKVDPHQLKPVGRMAGDYSYIRDFYSLPNEDLPK encoded by the coding sequence ATGATGATTCATGAAACAGAATTTAGCAAGCATAGTATGAGCAAGTTGATTAAAGGGGCTGTCGTCCCTCGTCCCATTGCATGGGTCTCAACAATTAGTAAGAGCGGAACCCGGAATCTAGCGCCCTTCAGTTTTTTTACGGTCGCATCGATGGATCCCATTACCCTTTGTTTCTCAGTAGGAGGGGATGAACGGGAAAAGGATACACTTGCGAACATCAGAGAAACAGGGCAGTTCGTAATCAATATCGTTTCAGAGTCTTTGGCGAATCAAATGCATGAAAGCAGCAAAGGGCACGCTCCTGAAATCGATGAATTTGAAATGGCAGGAACAGAAGTGGAGGATAGCGTTTATGTTGAGGCACCGCGTGTGAAAGCCTCTCCGGTTCATATGGAGTGTGAGATTGATCGAATCCTGCCACTTGGATCGAATCACCTTGTTTTAGGGAGGGTGATAGGCTATCACCTTCAAGAAGATTTCTATCAAGAAAACGATAAGGTCGATCCACACCAGTTGAAGCCGGTAGGAAGAATGGCGGGGGATTACAGTTATATCCGTGACTTTTACTCACTCCCTAATGAAGATTTACCGAAATGA
- a CDS encoding alanine/glycine:cation symporter family protein, translating into MEGLWNTFKEELSNVSDFLWTYPLAIILIIGGIFLTFRIKFFQFRFFGHILHQTIGQIFKKTKQKGTITPFQAFTSALASTAGATNIVGVPVAISLGGPGALFWMWIIALIGMATKYSEILLGMKYREKNDKNIWVGGPQYYIKKALGWKWVSAAFAFFLMIELIPSTMVQANSIATQTEGAFGWPVYVTGAVMCAAIALVVFGGIKRIAKVTDKMVPGMVLIYLTVCLYVIFANIDQLPNVFGLIFTHAFTPISAAGGFAGAGIAQALRWGVARGLYSNEAGLGTAPIAHAAAKTDHPSRQALWGIFSVFVDTIVICTISGLTVLVTNAWREVDGENASNMINVAIGSEFGDAFGSSFISVFLLFFVITTIGILVFYGEKQAEYLYGLKVAKVMRIVYIAAVFVGSIGGLKFVWNFLDLLLAFVLLTNIIPLLFLHKEIASLTDDYVNRVIKKKTKKQKVQLFDEEDAS; encoded by the coding sequence TTGGAAGGTTTATGGAACACTTTCAAAGAAGAACTATCTAACGTATCTGACTTTTTATGGACCTATCCTCTCGCCATCATTTTGATCATTGGAGGTATCTTCCTTACATTTAGAATCAAGTTTTTTCAATTCCGATTCTTCGGGCACATCCTTCACCAAACCATCGGACAGATTTTCAAAAAGACGAAACAAAAAGGCACCATTACCCCCTTTCAAGCTTTCACTTCTGCCTTAGCTTCTACAGCTGGTGCGACGAACATCGTCGGTGTTCCTGTCGCCATTTCCCTGGGCGGTCCTGGAGCTCTTTTTTGGATGTGGATCATTGCCCTTATCGGCATGGCAACGAAGTATAGTGAAATTCTGCTCGGCATGAAATACAGGGAGAAAAATGATAAAAATATCTGGGTCGGCGGACCGCAGTATTACATAAAAAAAGCTCTTGGTTGGAAATGGGTATCCGCAGCATTCGCATTTTTCCTGATGATTGAGTTGATTCCGAGCACGATGGTGCAAGCAAACTCAATCGCCACCCAAACTGAAGGTGCATTTGGATGGCCTGTTTATGTTACAGGAGCTGTGATGTGTGCAGCTATAGCCTTGGTCGTCTTCGGAGGAATTAAACGGATTGCCAAGGTAACCGATAAGATGGTCCCTGGCATGGTGCTCATTTACCTCACTGTATGTCTTTATGTCATTTTTGCAAATATCGATCAACTTCCAAATGTTTTTGGATTGATTTTCACCCACGCTTTTACGCCTATTTCAGCCGCTGGCGGATTTGCTGGGGCAGGAATAGCTCAAGCACTGCGTTGGGGTGTCGCCAGAGGTCTTTATTCCAATGAAGCTGGTCTAGGTACCGCCCCGATTGCGCACGCCGCGGCCAAAACCGATCACCCTTCCAGACAAGCCCTATGGGGAATCTTCAGTGTTTTTGTTGATACCATTGTCATCTGTACCATTTCAGGCTTGACTGTTCTCGTCACAAACGCTTGGAGAGAGGTCGATGGGGAGAATGCTTCCAATATGATCAACGTCGCAATTGGGTCTGAATTCGGTGACGCTTTTGGCAGCAGTTTCATATCAGTCTTTCTACTGTTCTTCGTCATAACGACGATCGGAATCCTCGTGTTTTATGGTGAAAAACAAGCAGAATACCTATACGGTTTGAAAGTAGCAAAAGTCATGAGGATTGTCTATATCGCCGCCGTTTTCGTCGGATCGATCGGCGGGCTCAAGTTCGTATGGAATTTCTTGGATTTGCTTCTTGCCTTCGTATTGCTCACAAACATCATTCCGTTACTGTTCTTGCATAAAGAAATCGCTTCATTGACTGATGACTATGTGAATC